A single window of Rhodamnia argentea isolate NSW1041297 chromosome 5, ASM2092103v1, whole genome shotgun sequence DNA harbors:
- the LOC115752751 gene encoding E3 ubiquitin-protein ligase Os03g0188200-like, with translation MSSSLTFTLSPLALLAALFAISSFLARSVPKLLPLSAAAADRLSALVGPLKWAFDCSLRSSVLGHSPGHGEPGAFGVARGLGTARYGGATPAECAVCLCEVGVGEEVRELECCDHVFHRTCLDRWLSYKNATCPLCRRFVARRTSVSVVTEFGAEVISLAFCDLGSGGDREEWWLR, from the coding sequence ATGTCTTCTTCACTcaccttcactctctctcccctcgCCCTCCTCGCCGCGCTCTTCGCGATCTCCTCCTTCCTCGCTCGCAGCGTCCCCAAGCTCCTCCCtctctccgccgccgccgcagatCGCCTGTCCGCCCTCGTCGGGCCGCTCAAATGGGCCTTCGACTGCTCCCTGAGGTCCTCCGTCCTCGGCCActcgcccggccatggcgagCCAGGAGCTTTCGGAGTGGCCCGCGGACTCGGCACGGCCCGGTACGGCGGCGCAACGCCCGCGGAGTGCGCGGTGTGCCTGTGCGAGGTCGGGGTTGGAGAAGAGGTGAGGGAGCTGGAGTGCTGCGACCATGTGTTCCACAGGACCTGCTTGGACCGGTGGCTCAGCTACAAGAACGCGACGTGCCCTCTGTGCCGCAGGTTCGTGGCTCGCCGGACGAGCGTGAGCGTCGTCACCGAGTTCGGAGCGGAGGTCATATCCTTGGCGTTCTGCGACCTCGGCTCCGGCGGCGACCGCGAGGAGTGGTGGCTACGATGA